Proteins encoded together in one Oenanthe melanoleuca isolate GR-GAL-2019-014 chromosome 7, OMel1.0, whole genome shotgun sequence window:
- the FASTKD2 gene encoding FAST kinase domain-containing protein 2, mitochondrial, with the protein MNNKISYLLNTVRCIHRYSSVLTPKSSATTRKHILWIGRYRDPLGNVNFGKLLLNILPSLHGSSLRSLSQKTDVYSTGAEALVSEKASQSSLEVEKLDDSGSLKPKHVGDRSDPFFTSLQKCTCPCDALDLASEAAVSIKHYTNSLTMAWRLFKNLSEEQQRYEKQLIFEHPAFVRLCQQLLRDARRMTRGDLVFSLHALVNLGVPQNTLLVQTLVRVCQEKLNQLDNRCISVLATTLAGMEKDKNVSALQAGLQLLVEQRISSIRDIFILQNLMKCLGKDAPVFLKKKLEMAVVREIDGLTFPNALRMFLALAAMNYCSLPILNPCSRKIQENVHDVPFRQLIHILEACHTLQYRNVKLFSALADYVNSTAYLWDKRQIILFLSACEIHAFQPTELLDIFAEKVIEDPDFLNLKNLLIVLRVYSRLNHVPRVQKHLFFETLHSCLNKCLPQISNIELLKAVYSLGILGYLPHHALDELLQKDSNDELTLSDDLKEQNTVMLHSVKTCMELDSPSFTKPAFVLTENLSSLVPLNLRKAQEALIELLGDENMFRQNVRLPYRYHIDFEIRIDSDRKKVLPIAATDDHPDSHVQRLAFLFAPVSAFCLGTTHPQGKLAMKKRHLNKLGYHVILIQSKQFQEMKNEDAVEFLRRKIYSEDAFSFPETTV; encoded by the exons atgaataataaaataagttATTTGTTAAATACTGTTAGATGTATACATAGGTACAGTTCTGTGCTCACTCCCAAATCTTCAGCCACaacaagaaaacacattttatggATTGGCAGATACAGGGATCCCTTAGGAAATGTAAACTTCGggaaattacttttaaatattttgccttcTCTGCATGGATCATCTCTTCGATCTCTATCTCAAAAGACAGATGTTTATAGCACAGGTGCAGAGGCTTTGGTGAGTGAGAAGGCTTCCCAGAGCTCCTTGGAAGTTGAAAAGTTGGATGATTCGGGGAGCCTCAAGCCGAAGCACGTAGGGGATCGTAGTGACCCGTTCTTTACCAGTCTCCAGAAGTGCACCTGTCCTTGCGATGCGCTGGACTTGGCTTCGGAGGCGGCTGTTTCCATTAAGCACTACACAAACTCTTTAACCATGGCCTGGAGGCTCTTCAAAAACCTGTCGGAGGAGCAGCAGCGCTACGAGAAGCAGCTGATCTTCGAGCACCCGGCGTTCgtgaggctgtgccagcagctgctgcgCGACGCGCGCAGGATGACGCGCGGGGACCTGGTGTTCAGCCTGCACGCCCTGGTCAACCTCGGCGTGCCGCAGAACACGCTCCTCGTCCAGACCTTGGTGAGAGTGTGCCAG GAGAAGCTCAATCAACTTGATAACCGATGTATCTCAGTTTTGGCAACTACTTTAGCAGGGATGGAAAAAGACAAGAATGTGAGCGCTCTTCAAGCTGGATTACA GTTACTAGTGGAGCAGCGCATTTCAAGTATCAGAGACATCTTTATTCTGCAAAATCTGATGAAATGCCTGGGAAAAGATGCTccagtttttctgaaaaagaaattagag ATGGCAGTTGTGAGAGAAATAGATGGTTTGACTTTTCCGAATGCGCTGCGTATGTTTTTGGCTCTTGCTGCAATGAATTATTGTTCCCTTCCAATCCTGAATCCCTGCAGTAGAAAGATCCagg AAAATGTCCATGATGTTCCATTTCGGCAGTTAATTCACATTCTGGAAGCTTGTCACACTCTCCAGTACCGTAATGTAAAACTGTTCTCAGCATTAGCAGACTATGTTAATTCTACTGCCTACCTTTGGGACAAAAGACAG attatcctttttctctctgcctgcGAGATACATGCCTTTCAGCCTACTGAGTTGCTGGATATTTTTGCTGAGAAGGTGATAGAAGACCCTGATTTCCTTAACTTGAAAAACCTTTTGATTGTTCTTCGAGTGTATTCACGACTCAACCATGTTCCTCGAGTCCAAAAGCATCT gttttttgAGACTCTTCATAGCTGCTTGAATAAGTGCCTACCTCAGATTTCCAACATAGAACTGCTGAAGGCAGTGTATTCACTTGGCATCTTAGGATATCTTCCCCACCATGCACTTGATGAGCTGCTGCAAAAGGACAGCAACGATGAACTTACACTGTCAG ATGATCttaaagaacaaaacacagTGATGCTTCACTCTGTGAAAACATGTATGGAACTTGACAGCCCTTCTTTCACAAAGCCTGCATTTGTGCTCACTGAGAATTTGTCCTCATTAGTACCTCTTAATCTCAGAAAGGCTCAGGAGGCACTGATAGAACTTCTGGGAGATGAGAACATGTTTCGGCAAAATGTTCGGCTGCCGTACAGATACCACATTG attttgaaaTCAGAATTGATTCAGACAGGAAGAAAGTGCTCCCCATAGCTGCAACAGATGATCATCCTGATTCACATGTTCAGAG GTTGGCTTTTCTGTTTGCTCCTGTGTCTGCCTTCTGTCTGGGTACCACACACCCCCAGGGGAAGCTGGCAATGAAGAAGCGGCATCTAAATAAACTGGGCTATCATGTGATTCTG ATCCAGAGCAAGCAGTtccaggaaatgaaaaatgaagatgcAGTTGagtttttgagaagaaaaatttattcagaagatgctttctcttttcctgaaaCAACTGTGTAg
- the MDH1B gene encoding putative malate dehydrogenase 1B isoform X5, whose amino-acid sequence MAKFVVAGKANCPYYAKAELLADYLQTNLPDFRVHKITQHPDKWEQWLHDICETNGWEHRHSPIIWRELLDRGGKGQLLGGLNDFLEYAQRYYGITSMMLSEEMLDIAEENLQAHLEIVKEDEEIKSLIKPMQIWITGASVPICYHLIPLLANGEVFGMTTEISIHLLDTDQFKEILRGVVMEAEDMAFPLLRSISEHTELDQAFSDADVIIVLDDVLLNLEVQSLESYIREVSEICQVYAPLIEKNAKSEVKVVSSGKTFANLKATMLRTYGPSIRPENIIAVATTWESAAKAMLARKLNTSTAGVKDVIVWGNVTGSNYIDLSHAKLYGYDCAIRGPPNFPRPLLNMIYDSEWIHSEFLSAQGTLSSRVSRCAAMLPAHAVATVLQYWHHGCPEEILSLGILSEGEACWTKGNK is encoded by the exons ATGGCCAAGTTCGTGGTGGCGG GTAAGGCAAACTGCCCTTACTATGCCAAGGCTGAGCTCCTGGCTGATTATCTCCAGACAAACTTGCCCGACTTCAGGGTTCACAAGATTACTCAGCACCCTGACAAGTGGGAG CAGTGGCTTCATGACATTTGTGAAACAAATGGATGGGAGCACAGACACAGTCCTATCATTTGGAGAGAACTGTTGGATCGTGGAGGGAAGGGTCAGCTTCTGGGAGGACTTAATGATTTTCTGGAATATGCTCAG CGATATTATGGCATCACCTCAATGATGCTGAGTGAGGAAATGTTAGACATTGCTGAGGAGAACCTGCAGGCACATCTTGAAATTGTAAAAGAGGATGAAGAGATTAAAAGTCTTATCAAGCCTATGCAGATCTGGATCACTGG TGCATCAGTTCCAATCTGTTATCATCTGATCCCTCTGTTGGCAAATGGAGAAGTGTTTGGGATGACCACAGAAATCAGTATCCATTTGCTCGACACTGACCAGTTTAAGGAAATTCTTCGTGGTGTTGTAATGGAAGCTGAAGACATGGCGTTCCCTCTTCTCCGCAGTATTTCAGAGCACACAGAATTAGATCAGGCTTTTAGTGATGCTGATGTTATCATTGTTCTTGATGATGTCCTCTTAAACCTTGAAGTCCAATCCCTTGAGAGCTACATCAGAGAAGTGAGTGAGATCTGCCAAGTGTATGCTCCCTTGATTGAGAAGAATGCCAAGAGTGAGGTCAAAGTTGTTTCATCAGGAAAAACCTTTGCAAACCTTAAGGCGACCATGTTAAGGACATATGGCCCATCCATTAGGCCTGAAAATATCATTGCTGTTGCGACAACCTGGGAAAGTGCAGCTAAAGCCATGCTGGCCAGGAAGCTGAATACAAGCACAGCAG GAGTAAAGGATGTGATTGTTTGGGGCAATGTTACTGGGTCTAACTACATTGATTTGTCACATGCAAAACTTTATGGATATGACTGTGCTATTCGGGGCCCTCCTAATTTTCCACGTCCTTTGTTGAATATGATTTATGATAG CGAGTGGATCCATTCAGAATTCCTGTCTGCACAGGGTACCCTGAGTTCCCGGGTGTCGCGTTGTGCAGCAATGTTACCTGCTCATGCAGTAGCCACGGTATTGCAGTACTGGCACCATGGCTGTCCTGAGGAGATCCTTTCTCTGGGAATACTTAGTGAAG
- the MDH1B gene encoding putative malate dehydrogenase 1B isoform X4: MKKSSNYAAVLMFTGKANCPYYAKAELLADYLQTNLPDFRVHKITQHPDKWEQWLHDICETNGWEHRHSPIIWRELLDRGGKGQLLGGLNDFLEYAQRYYGITSMMLSEEMLDIAEENLQAHLEIVKEDEEIKSLIKPMQIWITGASVPICYHLIPLLANGEVFGMTTEISIHLLDTDQFKEILRGVVMEAEDMAFPLLRSISEHTELDQAFSDADVIIVLDDVLLNLEVQSLESYIREVSEICQVYAPLIEKNAKSEVKVVSSGKTFANLKATMLRTYGPSIRPENIIAVATTWESAAKAMLARKLNTSTAGVKDVIVWGNVTGSNYIDLSHAKLYGYDCAIRGPPNFPRPLLNMIYDSEWIHSEFLSAQGTLSSRVSRCAAMLPAHAVATVLQYWHHGCPEEILSLGILSEGEACWTKGNK; encoded by the exons ATGAAAAAATCATCCAATTATGCTGCTGTTCTTATGTTCACAGGTAAGGCAAACTGCCCTTACTATGCCAAGGCTGAGCTCCTGGCTGATTATCTCCAGACAAACTTGCCCGACTTCAGGGTTCACAAGATTACTCAGCACCCTGACAAGTGGGAG CAGTGGCTTCATGACATTTGTGAAACAAATGGATGGGAGCACAGACACAGTCCTATCATTTGGAGAGAACTGTTGGATCGTGGAGGGAAGGGTCAGCTTCTGGGAGGACTTAATGATTTTCTGGAATATGCTCAG CGATATTATGGCATCACCTCAATGATGCTGAGTGAGGAAATGTTAGACATTGCTGAGGAGAACCTGCAGGCACATCTTGAAATTGTAAAAGAGGATGAAGAGATTAAAAGTCTTATCAAGCCTATGCAGATCTGGATCACTGG TGCATCAGTTCCAATCTGTTATCATCTGATCCCTCTGTTGGCAAATGGAGAAGTGTTTGGGATGACCACAGAAATCAGTATCCATTTGCTCGACACTGACCAGTTTAAGGAAATTCTTCGTGGTGTTGTAATGGAAGCTGAAGACATGGCGTTCCCTCTTCTCCGCAGTATTTCAGAGCACACAGAATTAGATCAGGCTTTTAGTGATGCTGATGTTATCATTGTTCTTGATGATGTCCTCTTAAACCTTGAAGTCCAATCCCTTGAGAGCTACATCAGAGAAGTGAGTGAGATCTGCCAAGTGTATGCTCCCTTGATTGAGAAGAATGCCAAGAGTGAGGTCAAAGTTGTTTCATCAGGAAAAACCTTTGCAAACCTTAAGGCGACCATGTTAAGGACATATGGCCCATCCATTAGGCCTGAAAATATCATTGCTGTTGCGACAACCTGGGAAAGTGCAGCTAAAGCCATGCTGGCCAGGAAGCTGAATACAAGCACAGCAG GAGTAAAGGATGTGATTGTTTGGGGCAATGTTACTGGGTCTAACTACATTGATTTGTCACATGCAAAACTTTATGGATATGACTGTGCTATTCGGGGCCCTCCTAATTTTCCACGTCCTTTGTTGAATATGATTTATGATAG CGAGTGGATCCATTCAGAATTCCTGTCTGCACAGGGTACCCTGAGTTCCCGGGTGTCGCGTTGTGCAGCAATGTTACCTGCTCATGCAGTAGCCACGGTATTGCAGTACTGGCACCATGGCTGTCCTGAGGAGATCCTTTCTCTGGGAATACTTAGTGAAG
- the MDH1B gene encoding putative malate dehydrogenase 1B isoform X6, whose product MLLFLCSQQWLHDICETNGWEHRHSPIIWRELLDRGGKGQLLGGLNDFLEYAQRYYGITSMMLSEEMLDIAEENLQAHLEIVKEDEEIKSLIKPMQIWITGASVPICYHLIPLLANGEVFGMTTEISIHLLDTDQFKEILRGVVMEAEDMAFPLLRSISEHTELDQAFSDADVIIVLDDVLLNLEVQSLESYIREVSEICQVYAPLIEKNAKSEVKVVSSGKTFANLKATMLRTYGPSIRPENIIAVATTWESAAKAMLARKLNTSTAGVKDVIVWGNVTGSNYIDLSHAKLYGYDCAIRGPPNFPRPLLNMIYDSEWIHSEFLSAQGTLSSRVSRCAAMLPAHAVATVLQYWHHGCPEEILSLGILSEGEACWTKGNK is encoded by the exons ATGCTGCTGTTCTTATGTTCACAG CAGTGGCTTCATGACATTTGTGAAACAAATGGATGGGAGCACAGACACAGTCCTATCATTTGGAGAGAACTGTTGGATCGTGGAGGGAAGGGTCAGCTTCTGGGAGGACTTAATGATTTTCTGGAATATGCTCAG CGATATTATGGCATCACCTCAATGATGCTGAGTGAGGAAATGTTAGACATTGCTGAGGAGAACCTGCAGGCACATCTTGAAATTGTAAAAGAGGATGAAGAGATTAAAAGTCTTATCAAGCCTATGCAGATCTGGATCACTGG TGCATCAGTTCCAATCTGTTATCATCTGATCCCTCTGTTGGCAAATGGAGAAGTGTTTGGGATGACCACAGAAATCAGTATCCATTTGCTCGACACTGACCAGTTTAAGGAAATTCTTCGTGGTGTTGTAATGGAAGCTGAAGACATGGCGTTCCCTCTTCTCCGCAGTATTTCAGAGCACACAGAATTAGATCAGGCTTTTAGTGATGCTGATGTTATCATTGTTCTTGATGATGTCCTCTTAAACCTTGAAGTCCAATCCCTTGAGAGCTACATCAGAGAAGTGAGTGAGATCTGCCAAGTGTATGCTCCCTTGATTGAGAAGAATGCCAAGAGTGAGGTCAAAGTTGTTTCATCAGGAAAAACCTTTGCAAACCTTAAGGCGACCATGTTAAGGACATATGGCCCATCCATTAGGCCTGAAAATATCATTGCTGTTGCGACAACCTGGGAAAGTGCAGCTAAAGCCATGCTGGCCAGGAAGCTGAATACAAGCACAGCAG GAGTAAAGGATGTGATTGTTTGGGGCAATGTTACTGGGTCTAACTACATTGATTTGTCACATGCAAAACTTTATGGATATGACTGTGCTATTCGGGGCCCTCCTAATTTTCCACGTCCTTTGTTGAATATGATTTATGATAG CGAGTGGATCCATTCAGAATTCCTGTCTGCACAGGGTACCCTGAGTTCCCGGGTGTCGCGTTGTGCAGCAATGTTACCTGCTCATGCAGTAGCCACGGTATTGCAGTACTGGCACCATGGCTGTCCTGAGGAGATCCTTTCTCTGGGAATACTTAGTGAAG
- the MDH1B gene encoding putative malate dehydrogenase 1B isoform X8: MMLSEEMLDIAEENLQAHLEIVKEDEEIKSLIKPMQIWITGASVPICYHLIPLLANGEVFGMTTEISIHLLDTDQFKEILRGVVMEAEDMAFPLLRSISEHTELDQAFSDADVIIVLDDVLLNLEVQSLESYIREVSEICQVYAPLIEKNAKSEVKVVSSGKTFANLKATMLRTYGPSIRPENIIAVATTWESAAKAMLARKLNTSTAGVKDVIVWGNVTGSNYIDLSHAKLYGYDCAIRGPPNFPRPLLNMIYDSEWIHSEFLSAQGTLSSRVSRCAAMLPAHAVATVLQYWHHGCPEEILSLGILSEGEACWTKGNK; encoded by the exons ATGATGCTGAGTGAGGAAATGTTAGACATTGCTGAGGAGAACCTGCAGGCACATCTTGAAATTGTAAAAGAGGATGAAGAGATTAAAAGTCTTATCAAGCCTATGCAGATCTGGATCACTGG TGCATCAGTTCCAATCTGTTATCATCTGATCCCTCTGTTGGCAAATGGAGAAGTGTTTGGGATGACCACAGAAATCAGTATCCATTTGCTCGACACTGACCAGTTTAAGGAAATTCTTCGTGGTGTTGTAATGGAAGCTGAAGACATGGCGTTCCCTCTTCTCCGCAGTATTTCAGAGCACACAGAATTAGATCAGGCTTTTAGTGATGCTGATGTTATCATTGTTCTTGATGATGTCCTCTTAAACCTTGAAGTCCAATCCCTTGAGAGCTACATCAGAGAAGTGAGTGAGATCTGCCAAGTGTATGCTCCCTTGATTGAGAAGAATGCCAAGAGTGAGGTCAAAGTTGTTTCATCAGGAAAAACCTTTGCAAACCTTAAGGCGACCATGTTAAGGACATATGGCCCATCCATTAGGCCTGAAAATATCATTGCTGTTGCGACAACCTGGGAAAGTGCAGCTAAAGCCATGCTGGCCAGGAAGCTGAATACAAGCACAGCAG GAGTAAAGGATGTGATTGTTTGGGGCAATGTTACTGGGTCTAACTACATTGATTTGTCACATGCAAAACTTTATGGATATGACTGTGCTATTCGGGGCCCTCCTAATTTTCCACGTCCTTTGTTGAATATGATTTATGATAG CGAGTGGATCCATTCAGAATTCCTGTCTGCACAGGGTACCCTGAGTTCCCGGGTGTCGCGTTGTGCAGCAATGTTACCTGCTCATGCAGTAGCCACGGTATTGCAGTACTGGCACCATGGCTGTCCTGAGGAGATCCTTTCTCTGGGAATACTTAGTGAAG